One Styela clava chromosome 4, kaStyClav1.hap1.2, whole genome shotgun sequence genomic window, GCTTATGTGAGCACATAGCTTATACAGGAAGCAACAGAGTGTTGAGTGTTATGGAAGAGAGTCACAGATTATGATACTTTGAGAACCATTGAGCTAACCAGTCATTCATTTCACATGCATCAATTCGATCGTGAAGGAATTAAGTCCCCATGAATCAATCTGCAGCAGCAAGGAGGAATTTGATATAAGCTCAAACATACTCGCAGTATATAATTTAATCATCATTACCCTGCCCTGCAAAAGCTGCATCACCGTGCATTAGGAAACACAATGCTTTCTTTTCATCAATAGGAAACTCATCTGTTGAATGTTTCCCTAGAGTTTGCGTTAACTGTCTTCCGCGACATTTCCCCATTGCTACAGAATTAACAGCCTtaacacaaagaaaatttaatttaaatacatgACAGATGTCCTACAAATACCAATGACAGTGTCGTCTTAGTTATTTAATAAGTTTCACCcatatttaagatttatttcttgctaatatataaaaaattatttttgcgaCACTGAGATTGCCTATGGTAGCAGGGAGTACAAGTCGGTTGAAATGTACTTCCACGATGCAGGCAATGCAGTGAATATTATACCGGTATGTTTAGTCACTCAAGTGAAGTAAGTTATTAATGCTAGATTATTCATTGTTAGCTTTCTCTATACCAGCTATGGGCAACCCacgggccaaatgtggcccgcaaagaaaaattgtgcagcCCGCCGAGAAGTagcaattttgaatggtgttaaattagtttaatctggtatgtgcgagtaatCGTAATCCcattgcgttgcaaagcctatacctgagtgcTGAGtctaatatattatctataccTATATGAAGTTACAATGcgctaacagctagcttgtgcgaagcgaacaacgcatctCATAAGATCATTAGCCAAAATTTTtatgcctgcaactactagaaagcctatgttaaacgTAGGTGTGGCCTgcagtttcacccagttatttgtatgtGGCCCtgctgtattaaaggttgcacacccctggtctatactaAAAGTACACTTGTACAAACCATTGCAAGCATTGAGCAAACAACATACACACttaaagtaaattaaaaaaagcaCCAGTACAGCACCAATTCCTGTACATCATGTATTGTAAAAATTTGCATAGTCAGAAATCAGAATACATAATCAGGCTTAATATGTTCTGTAAATAATATACCTCTAAATGTGAAGGGCAAGGCAGCATAGTAACATGGACTGTGTTATCATCATACACAAGATCAGTTGATGATGTTAAATGAGAGATAACATCTCCAGTAGAATATGACGAGGCTTCTTCAGGGAATTCAGTCAAACCTTTCATTTTACGGAATAAAACCTGCCAAATGaagacattgcattatatggcTTGTAGATCACACTATTCAAGTGGGAGGAAATCTGAAAGTCtcattgttattatattgaatGGACAGATTCTCGGCTGGTTACTTGAATATGAGTATAGCTAACCAGTAAATCATTCCAGAGGCATGAGCTTAGATGGCGAAGAAATCTGTTAAGTTATTAAGTTAACATCTTACAGACAGGAAAAGGCCAGTATTCTTGATCAAATACCTACATACAATGATTTGTATCAGAAAACCCATAGTGGTGCACAAGGGTTTTAATAAGACAACGGAGAAAGTTATAAAAATTCGCAAATTCTTAATCTAAAGTAAAACAAAGAAAGATATTCTCTTCAATCTAATCATAATATGAAgcaatatttacaaaattcaaCCGATAAAAAGTTACAGgggtttaaaaatcaaaaataattttttttttatttattagataATGATACTCAAAACATCCTTTTCAGGTTTAGTCCTTGAAATGTGCACCTAATGTTTATCAAAATATAGTGATTTTTACATTGTGTAAGCATTATGGCCAAGCGATTTATTtagacaaaaaaatttaaaacccaAGAGAAGCAAAGCGACCCAACAATTGACAGGTTTACCCACTATGTCTGTTTTTTTGTTACATACCTCTGGAGGTAAGTCTAGTTGGCCGACCAATAAGTTCAATCTTCCTCTATGAGGCATGCCTATTATAACTTGCTCTATTTCATCCTTCGCCGCAAACCTGAAAATTTCATCAGAAAAAGCTGCAGCACTCTCAGCACCTTCACCTCCATACCGTTTCACAGTTTTGAATTTGCTATTAATAAAATGATCTATACCCTGCGATAAAAACAAGCATTTTGTAAGTTTCTTCGAATCTGATGAGATATTTTTTTActgtaatttttataataaaattaaaccaTAATGCAATCTATGTGGATAGtgtgttttataatttattattaattttgacaaaacttAATTTCCCTAAAGAAACTAAGTTTCTGAAATGCTTTCTCTGATTTTGTTCATTATAGATTAGGTTAAGTTTAGGTTCAAAGAAAGTATTAGGAACAtaagaaaaacagaaaaaaatggtATATTAACCAAACTTTATTATCTAAATCACACCTAGCataaacacacacaaaaaaaattcaagtggGGCAGATAATAGAATGATAGTATCCATTTTCATACtaacaaaaaaagtttgaatcaAAATTCGAAATCAGCTCTTAGCTGCTaacttttgttgaaaaaaatccactaataataaaattaattcataaatttttgattcgatatccaattcgaaaaaaaaaagtatttagaATTGGGAACCCTAGCTTAGCTGTCAACTTTTGatgaataaaattcattaattataaaaatattccatatcTTAATTTATCAGatcaattaatattaattaaatcaaTAATATTCCCGTCCCCTGTATAGCAAAACATGATTTATGGTATAATTATAATATGTCACAGTTTGAATAGACTAAGAGTACTGCTTCACATGTATTAACAAGAAAATTATAGATATAAGCCGCTAAGCTtgaaatgaggaaatattcCAGTTCATGCAAATTTCTTGATTCATTGATTGAGTGCAATTTAAAACCATTTTGAACGCAGATGTGCattcaaaattatcaatttacataaataatattatcaattgtgatttatatattcaaatttacaaTATGAGTATGGGCAGTGGGGGCACCAGTGACCAtggatgtccaaaacgaattgaatattcgaattttATCATATTCGATATAGTATATCtttgaatttaggaataatttagaacCTTGATATTGAAAAAGTATAGATTTTGTGCCAGACAAGTGATCTAAACATACCATATCTTAACCGGTAACAAATAACACAGAGAAAACAATGACCATTATATTTATGTCATTTCAGATACATAATTTTCCCCATGAACTTGCCCCaaattcagaatgtattcaatattacatattcaaaaatattttctcagaatgtattcggaatagtaaaATTCTGTTTTGGCCATCCCTCGACCACCCTAAAAAGGACATACCGAAACTACCATTCCAGAAATTTCATACAACCTGAGATTTAATCAGTAGCTCAGCAAGATTTCTTTTCTTCTTATCATCTATTTCTTCATAACGAGCTTGATTAATGCTTTGACAAATGAATTCTTTTTCATCAGAAAATTCTAGTTGAGAAGTTTCAACAGATATTGACCCACAGAAAACATGTTCCAAATGAGAAATAAGATCTGAAATACTAATTGTTGTTCCAcctaaaatagaaaagaaaatctaaaaattagtaaatagAGACATTGGCAGGATATTGACATATCAAACATTATATAAGACTAAAATTACATTTGAAGAAAAAGACATTACTTGTActtgtttcaaaaaatgtagAAACATCCCAACAAGAATAAGCAGGCTTGTCAGGCAGGCTTTAATTATCTATTCTGGTAAATGATAACAGGAAATTACATCCACATCTGAATCAATATCTgaatactacaaccaatactTATAAATCTTCATCACAGTTTTCAAGTATGTAGATTCATTTTCTCATTAATGGTCTTTAAAACAGATTCTCAAAATGAAATTCAGATTCAAATTAGGGCTGGGATGCTGAAGCTAGAGCTGTAACATTTTCATGGAGCTGGTACCAGAGCCACCAGAAATTTCAGTGGCTCCAGCTTTtattaacaatcaaattatattttcacatttgtaATTTTATACTTATTTGAATAAACTAAGTTTCAAGAGAATTAAATTGCTATTTCTTCCCAAAACACTCACCATTCAGagtgatatttgaattcatatCAAGTCCATAATTTTCTGGCCTCAATTCTTCAACATCACTCTTTTGACTTGTTTTGTAAAGTGGATTAACATCTGCTTTTTTATGACCATGCACCCTGGCAGTAAACAAGTGAAAAATGAACAAGAAATTTAAAGGAATTGACTCTTATAATTAGTCAATTTACAAAAGTTTTGAGTTCAACCTCAATAGCTTATATCTGTTTTCTTGGTTGTGTTGACATGAACTGCTTTAATTAAGTCTTGCATCAATCAGTATCTACTGACATGCAATTCTACACTATAATTCTGCATAGTTTGAGCAGCTCTTGGCACTTTCATGGTCACCAGTAAATATGCTCAGAGATCAATCTCTTTTATTTTCGAGTGAGTGCGCAATTTTCCTCATAATAATGCATTGTCTATACTCTATACTATCTGTGTTGTGCAATTTATATAAACTTTGATATGTTGTTGGCATGTcaggaaatattcaaaaatgaacaACACTACAAATTTGACTTTTGAAAGTTTTATGCAAATGTGGGGTACTTCCAAATTACTTCCTACAGCAAGACTCACGAATCACTTGTAAATATTATCTGCTATTCATTTGTATAGCATTCATCGCTaagtaaaaaaaacaatgatgcTGCCGGCAGTAAATTCAAAGTAAGATGATATAAAATCAGCATACCTGTATGCTTCAATTAGTCTTGCAATTCCTTGTGACTGTGCATCGTCAAACTGTTGAAGACTAAGCCCTGCAGCTTGGAAACTGTTGTTATTAGAGAAGTTGCAATAGAGAGATCGCTTCGGTGAACTTGAAATCAACCTAGAAACGAAATATTCAACATTATACTGGTATATACAACTATTTAAATTGACTAATGGCTTGCATAGTTCAAAAGTTTTTCTTTTAACTcatatttttactattttcaGATTAAGAACACCAAGTATTTACTATTCTATGAACAGCAACTTCATGAAGAAAAGATTGCAGAATTATGGGTCAATATCAGGGTCTCGTACCTCAAGTATTTCTAGTTAGCATAGCATAACGATCTTTGAACATGTCAATCCCAACCCCCACCCCACCTGCAGACCTGATTTTTGAATGACGCAGTCAGGtgggattgacatatgcaaaaattgttttgctaCACCAACTAGAATTACGGtacttgaggtacgaaactacactagaGACTAGACCCCAATAGCACTCACCTAATCTTATCATATTCTGAAAAGCTATTTAAGCATTGGTTGATCTTCATGCTCTGTGAATATGTCCTCCATTTTGATGGTCCATATCGAAAGTAACGAAGCATTTTATTAATCTATTTGTTCCTAATGAAATTATTAAAAGACAAACcagggtcttactacttactgactAGAAGAATACAAAGAAAATCGGAGAGTAACAGCACTGAACAGGCCAGAAAGCCAACACTTAATACTTTTTCTATTACAGTGTTTTCCCGAAATAAGatctagcctgaattttaaaaatgattttagtataagccctcccctcaaaataagacctagtcattaaggcgaattttttttttatcaaatagaGAGCATgtaatctctcctacacgttttccAGAGGTCGATAATATGGTCATTTATCAATAATCTATGATCagcatttattttttcaaataaaaacgtgGTATTTAAAGGTAAATGGATataggttttcatattttgtatattggaaaaatgaaaataaaatacatccccctaaaataagccctagtgttatttttcaaaagaaaattgaaataaaacccTGTCTTATTTTTGAGAAAACACAGTATGAACATTTTCAGTGCCTAGCGAATCGACCCACTGTGAGCTGAACAGGAAAGGAGAAAATTGCATTACAAAATTACCAGCATGCAACTTATttgtcaattttaaattttttctcttcaaaaatgaagaaatgtcAATTTCAGTCTCTAGGAAAAAGTGCTCTCATAGTGAACACTGCAAAGAACTATAATACATGAAACGGAGTCAGACTGAAAACTGTCACATTCACCTTTGTTGCGAATTCAAATATGATGAAGAATATTTGTTCATACACGCCTAATATGTTGGGTGGAGCTTTTCCCAGATTTAGCTCACCAGCATTCAAGCAAGTTAACGTTGAACTGACATCTGTAAATAAGGATCATAGTAtaaaattgatagaaatttttaatttagtcaGAAACATCAGTTGTATCGACTGAAACATCGGTTGTATTGGCTGGAACATCGGTTGTATCGGCTGAAACATCGGATGTATCGGCTAAGGGCCAAACAGCAGGGTGATCAACCCTATATGAATCAAGTCTTTGTTTGAATGACAAGGGCATGGGTTTCGCTAGAAGACCAAGTTCTCTGGCAAGTGCTACAGAAGCTTCTAGCAATTTTTGTTTCCTTCTACAAACACCAGTCCTCAGGTTGTGATGGACATTTCCACTATAGGGATCAATAAAATGATTAagcaatatcatatttttataactaACAAACAATTTCTCATCTCGACATATTGGGCAAGGACTACCAGTTTGcatcttattattatatatacaagaATTCCTTGTTGTTTGTATTGGTCTCGATCCCTTGTGATTTCTTCTGTAATCTTCCCATACAAGTCGATCACCATATTTATCTTTAAAATCCaatgatgaaaaatattcagtCGGCTCAAATCCATTATCTATAACAAATTTTTTCCACAACGAATTCTGTTTTTTGAACATAGCATCGGGTGACTTTTTTCTATAATATGGACCCCACACTTTCTCATAGGCATTGGATCCCCAAACAGCACCTGTTGCAACATTACGGAATTCTGGAAATGGCTTGAGTTTTGTTATGTCAAGTTCTGAATATGCTTCTGCATTAGAATCATTTTGATTCATCCAGTCAGAATCATCCCataaagattttttatttttttgctggttTGATGTTGAAGAACTGCAAAAGCGGTTCTGTTGCAATGATAGATGACTCGAAGGAAACGAAGTATCACTCAAATGTTGATGACAGGATAAATGAGTTTGTGGAGAACTTGAGCTCCTGATAGTCAAAATCTTTAGGTGAGAAGTATGCAGCACTTTTCGAAGTTGCCACACaaatgtcattttaaaattatctgaacaactaaaataattacaaatttaGTGAAATATTACCATTAAATTATTGCATACAGCGAACTGATTTATTCTTCAAGCCAGGTAATAAAAAGTTATCATGCTTTCAAATGGCTGAATGGTGGtaactattactgtattaatatATAGTATCTCACATATGGTACTCAACTACTTAATACCAACTAAATCTCTTCTCCCATGACAACTAACTAAATTTCTCTAAATTGGCCAACCCCTTCATGTTTGTTGTAAAACGTGACGAGTCTCATGTAGTTtagtacctaacatacttctagcaatctagtgggcgtagcatgacaattttttcatgtatcgaaaaattgttatgctacgcccactagaagtacgttaggtacaaaactacacgagacccaatGTGACATTGCTTTAATACACAGCAGTCAGGCAGTGTTGGGTGTCAATTCCTAAATCTGCAGTCATTCGTCATTAATCCCCAAGTTCCCATATCACAGACTTATTATCATTCAATTAGTTCTATATTCTGTCCAACTACCTAAATATTAATTAGACATCTTCAACCTGAAGTAAACCAGATATAGAATAGTCTATATACGGTTTGATGGCAATGCAACTGTTATTCTGATCGCACGAGTCTGCAAGTGTAAGTCGACTGTCTGCAACGCCGGCCCAACTGCAACCCGAAAAATTATATTCCCGGACAGTTGGTCGACTTCAAAGTGACTATCCAACCTGAAGTAAACCAGATAGACTACATATACGGTTTGATGGAAACGCAACTGTTATTCTGATCGCACAAGTCTGCAAGTGTCAGTCGACTGCCTGCAACGCCGGCCAAACCGCAAACCGGACAATTATTTTCCCGGACACTTTGGTGGACTCCCAATCACGGTTCAAACATTTTTCGATACCTCCTTCGATAACGAGAAACTTTGGCGTTTCGGTTTTTATTGCTGTCGGTGCCGGAAAACAACTACCGtgttttcttgaaaataaacagtgtcttatttcaatttttttcggAAAATAACACTTGGGTTTATTGTCAGGGGAtgtcttataattttatttatcaaaaacaaaattagaaagtaCAGAATCAGGAGATttccaaatataaaaattattaaaaccgatattcatttacttaaatattatattaatcatttaaaacgtatTGGGAAAGATTTCTTGCGATCGACCAGGTAAAAACATtttgcgttattgactaggtcttattctAAGGGAAAGGCTTATGTTGAAATCAttcttaaaattcaggctaggtcctattttcagggtaggttgAATcctcggggaaacacggtaggaaTATGGCTATTTATGTAAGCAGATACGATGCAAAACAATAATTGGACCTCTTGAAgaatgcgcaccaagatggcgcgcaacctgaactcaggttgtgtaccaggttagtgttcaggttatgcgacatcttggtgcacatacttcaggagtacccaataaTTATTATGGGAACACAAACTGTACACTGATGTAATTTCTCGAAAACTGGTGGGAGATTTTTACGACAATGTTGGATTCTCGAGAAAGTTTATGTATATTTTTTCGGGTTTAttcactgaaaaaataaaatgattcttACTTTGGACAACTCATACATGAAATCCTGCCTGAACCATTGAGGTATATATAAATTCAATGGCCTGTACAGGGTTATTGTCATTGagttatatacacctcaatggttATTTCGGATCTCTTTAATTTTTACTATTCGGATAACAGACATATCTGTATATTCCGTATTTTAACTATCCGATTAACCTGGTAGTTAATAGAAACTGCTTGATTTCACGAGATTTTTGTGATGCATTGATCAAAAATCACGACGACACATTTTTATGGTAAATATATAAACGCACACTGACGAGCATACACATTACACAATGGACCTTCCCTCGActtttgacccccgaaaaattcctTCTtttactttatcattgcaaaatttttggggctattttaggagtgctttttcgagttggcgcttgtaaaatggggtatgtgtttcaaaccattattatgattcatcgcatacagcaatctgttttttaaaagtaccggtaaagaatttaagcctagtctatcacagctattttttcACTCACAGAGGGATTATTGAATAATCTGCTTTATATTtgagtttccgaaacacaactgaaatcTAACGAATGGAGAAACTGAAAACGCGAAAtagaggtaatgtttacgaccacgcttgaaaatctgtctgagtgagaaaagtgtctgagcggatgcggaaagggagcattgttaagtcactttttgcatcttgctgattggccaatgtcacgaagtaaacaaggaagtcgatgctcggggaaaggtccattgagataaaagttttattcattttgtttttatcaattattttatcgtagCGTCGTTTAttctgattatggagtcaaaataaaccgATACTATACCGTTACAAGTTTTACTGTCTTACAAGTGCGTGAAAGCACAATGCGCTAGATAGGTAATCAAAAGGTACCACTCAGCCGTGCCAAACAACAAATAAATTCCAAATGTAGGATAGGAATGAGGCCATCCACCACCTGCAAGGCCCGATGATACATAGCCTACGTGGCGTCTACCGTGCAGTATTGGCATTGTGTCCAATCCCGAACCAAAACACGCCAACATACCCGAATCCCAATGGCAAAAACAGCAATCCTCAACAACTTTTCCTGCGGCTCCcgttaatgttttaaaaattaattattttcaaagaaaatttttcattgaaaactaatcattgactcgaaattaaaatgctgaagtctattagttagtcgaatggattcccccgtgtttatttgcgtagcgttgactaacctataagatgcaatagtgacgaaACAGTGAGCGTTTTCGCGGCCAAtcggacacttttcacttggaaagattttctgacatggctgtaatcattggcttgctttcgtggattttcagtttttgtcgcatttccagatcttatgtataaatcaaataactcgatgattattttaatttctatagcattttaattttgttccagtaatcgaaaatagtctcGAAAaatctggcgatcatctcaagcagctactgcaccttgcatcctcaacgattacgacccgctttgacaaacttattagaaatcaaagcctAAATAAATAGCTGTTAAgctagggtgggcaaaatttgaattttttttcgaatcgaataatttgaatacttttttttatacataacagggatccagaacttcggaggtcgatactccatttggaaattaatagaaacattaaaaaagtcggcaataaagcgtttttgaatgggtaattttatcataattgctgattgtctttgtcaccgcgatcgttttggcggcgatatcctaaagaTGCTATTCTATATTTccgccctttctcgtttttggaagaataagcggtcgccgaatatcgaaatttcatatttctagtatacccttgcgttcacatcagcgacagctgttgaatacatttaaggactaattttagaatcaaattaattctattctgagttttatcctctgccttggattcgatcttccttatcaccgattgtaaattaaccgtgcatgtttaaagtgaacggtaaccgagatgcagata contains:
- the LOC120325965 gene encoding uncharacterized protein LOC120325965, whose product is MTFVWQLRKVLHTSHLKILTIRSSSSPQTHLSCHQHLSDTSFPSSHLSLQQNRFCSSSTSNQQKNKKSLWDDSDWMNQNDSNAEAYSELDITKLKPFPEFRNVATGAVWGSNAYEKVWGPYYRKKSPDAMFKKQNSLWKKFVIDNGFEPTEYFSSLDFKDKYGDRLVWEDYRRNHKGSRPIQTTRNSCIYNNKMQTGSPCPICRDEKLFVSYKNMILLNHFIDPYSGNVHHNLRTGVCRRKQKLLEASVALARELGLLAKPMPLSFKQRLDSYRVDHPAVWPLADTSDVSADTTDVPANTTDVSVDTTDVSD